The Pyricularia oryzae 70-15 chromosome 5, whole genome shotgun sequence genome includes a region encoding these proteins:
- a CDS encoding NADP-dependent alcohol dehydrogenase 6, whose product MAATDYKFEGWLGDSPESANGKMRWGEFEPKKWTEDDVDIKISHCGICGSDLHTLSSGWGPTPYPCCVGHEIVGRAVRVGSNVKDIKVGDRVGVGAQARSCMSADCPECSIGRENYCSTKGQLINTYGSVYPGDEGKSYGGYATYNRTNAKFCIKIPDGVPSEYAAPLMCGGVTVWSPLKDNKCGPGKNVGIVGVGGLGHFAVLFAKAMGADKVVGVSRRESKRKEVMSLGADDYIATEDEKDWEKHHRRSLDLIICTVSHTGMPLDKYLMLLKPNGILINVGVPEGGALPNLNAFTLVINAVSVGGSLIGSPSEIREMLEFVAEHNIKPLIETRPMKEANQAILDMEHGKARYRYVLVNEDNE is encoded by the exons ATGGCCGCTACCGACTACAAGTTTGAGGGCTGGCTGGGTGACAGCCCCGAGTCAGCCAACGGCAAGATGCGTTGGGGAGAGTTTGAGCCCAAGAAGTGGACGGAGGACGATGTCGACATCAAGATCTCCCACTGCGGTATCTGCGGTTCGGATCTGCACACCCTCTCATCTGGCTGGGGCCCTACACCTTACC CCTGCTGTGTCGGCCACGAGATTGTCGGCCGAGCCGTCCGCGTCGGCAGCAATGTCAAGGACATCAAGGTTGGCGACCGGGTCGGTGTTGGCGCGCAGGCCCGCAGCTGCATGAGCGCCGACTGCCCCGAGTGCTCCATCGGCCGTGAGAACTACTGCTCCACCAAGGGCCAGCTGATCAACACATACGGCTCCGTCTACCCCGGCGACGAAGGCAAGTCGTACGGCGGCTACGCCACCTACAACCGCACCAACGCCAAGTTCTGCATCAAGATCCCCGACGGCGTGCCCTCCGAGTACGCCGCGCCCCTCATGTGTGGTGGTGTGACGGTGTGGTCTCCGCTCAAGGACAACAAGTGCGGGCCTGGCAAGAACGTCGgcatcgtcggcgtcggcggcctgGGTCACTTTGCCGTGCTCTTCGCCAAGGCCATGGGCGCCGACAAGGTGGTTGGCGTGTCGAGGCGCGAGTCCAAGCGCAAGGAGGTCATGTCCCTGGGCGCCGACGACTACATCGCGACCGAGGACGAGAAGGACTGGGAGAAGCACCACCGCCGCAGCCTGGACCTCATCATCTGCACCGTCTCGCACACGGGCATGCCGCTCGACAAGTACCTGATGCTGCTCAAGCCCAACGGCATCCTGATCAACGTCGGCGTCCCCGAGGGCGGCGCCCTGCCCAACCTCAACGCCTTCACCCTCGTCATCAACGCCGTCAGCGTCGGCGGCAGCCTGATCGGCAGCCCCAGCGAGATCCGCGAGATGCTCGAATTCGTCGCCGAGCACAACATCAAGCCCCTGATCGAGACCAGGCCGATGAAGGAGGCCAACCAGGCCATCCTCGACATGGAGCACGGCAAGGCCAGGTACCGCTACGTGCTGGTCAACGAGGACAACGAGTAA
- a CDS encoding 15-hydroxyprostaglandin dehydrogenase, translated as MASPSDGMNGVTNQGKVIYITGGSSGIGLHLAEHLLSKGWRVAISARQAQRGEEAARALDPTGNKVLFVKCDVTSYEQQAAAFLAVWQRWGRLDAFVANAGVTDSESRYNLVGKAEAKVEDVPREPDTACLDTGLKAVVHGTVLAVHYMRHNSPAPGGEILVTGSVFSVYPGPVFPEYAAAKAGSANWVRSMAPVLLGKDNITINEICPGPYNTNIMPDFDKAFLPEHHATKEALLYSYLMFLEDNKHEQTGNVVEVAHDKLIFHPPAPFLGGPASERIGQNHEPWFVGVHGEASGLPGAVLRNHTDEEVAASWKKVADNKAREGDIPPEARIFRQRWHEAIPASTVSIDV; from the exons ATGGCTTCCCCGAGTGACGGTATGAATGGTGTTACCAATCAGGGAAAGGTGATATACATCACTGGTGGCAGT AGCGGCATCGGCCTACACCTAGCGGAGCACCTCCTCTCCAAGGGCTGGCGCGTAGCCATCTCAGCCCGCCAGGCACAGCGcggagaggaagcggcccgcgcTCTCGACCCGACGGGCAACAAGGTCCTGTTTGTCAAGTGCGACGTGACGTCGTACGAGCAGCAGGCCGCGGCCTTCCTCGCCGTCTGGCAGCGCTGGGGCCGGCTGGACGCCTTTGTGGCCAACGCGGGCGTCACCGACTCGGAGAGCCGGTACAACCTCGTCGGCaaggccgaggccaaggtcGAGGACGTGCCGCGCGAGCCCGACACGGCGTGTCTGGACACGGGGCTCAAGGCGGTCGTGCACGGGACGGTGCTGGCGGTGCATTACATGCGGCACAACTCGCCCGCGCCGGGAGGGGAGATCCTCGTGACGGGCAGCGTGTTTTCTGTCTATCCTGGCCCGGTCTTTCCCGAGTACGCGGCGGCCAAGGCTGGTTCGGCGAACTGGGTCAGGTCGATGGCTCCGGTGCTGCTTGGCAAGGACAACATCACCATCAACGAGATCTGTCCGGGCCCTTATAACACGAACATCATGCCGGACTTTGACAAGGCGTTTTTGCCGGAGCA TCATGCAACCAAGGAGGCACTCCTCTACTCGTACCTGATGTTCCTCGAGGACAACAAGCACGAACAGACGGGCAACGTGGTGGAGGTGGCGCACGACAAGCTGATCTTCCACCCACCGGCCCCATTCCTCGGCGGTCCGGCCTCGGAGCGCATAGGGCAGAACCACGAGCCGTGGTTCGTGGGCGTCCACGGCGAGGCGAGCGGTCTGCCGGGCGCGGTGCTGAGGAATCACACGGACGAGGAGGTAGCTGCCAGCTGGAAGAAGGTCGCGGACAACAAGGCTAGGGAGGGCGACATTCCACCCGAGGCAAGAATATTTCGCCAGAGGTGGCATGAGGCGATTCCAGCATCTACTGTGTCGATAGATGTGTAG
- a CDS encoding polyketide synthase, translating to MEPKANGQSMESTKLFLFGDQTIEFGSSLNKVVAAAKQKSPLARKFLSDALDTIRLEARQTGTHKLVELESLDTLLSSPERFDEVKDETGIIHTTFSCIARLGELILHAEQDPTLLSPKAHGPPVQAVGLCTGLLPAVALAAARDVRDLASVALAMVGVAFRLRLELHRRSRAVEGGDGIWGYLVVGQTPSEIEAALDSFHQAQRLPTHKRAYIAVAARSWSAVFGPPSTMSRLFHESSVLRQASVTELYRANGCVHASHLPGLDTAYILGANSELLKRQPSPAVSIMSTSKCRPFQARTLKDLLGQVLDDIATLRLDMDGTMDAAAESVPTGSELQVLLIGGANAVSALKNSLGSRDLTLTVVEGAVPRPQPALRNGSGRVAIVGVSGRFPDAESVDEFWQNLLAGRESHKLVPESRFGLDAWKHALGPDATLPYGCFLNSPGQFDAKLFNISPREAEQMEPMHRLQMLTTYEALEDAGYAPNATPSTDKTRISAFIAQSSDDWRDINHQHGIETHYVPSIARAFGAGRLHHYFKWEGPAFTVDAACGSSAVAIALACSSLVRGDCDTAVVGGSMLACSPDAMAGLAKGGFLSPTGSCKTFRDDVDGYCRGEAVGSVVLKRLEDAELDGDRILGVVDGWARNHSAYASSITHPHQPSQERVFHQAMRMADAAPEDVGYVEAHGTGTVAGDVCEVKAIANVIGGSRAPDNQLVLGAVKANVGHAEAGAAIVALIKVAMIFKNKGVIPPQPGFDNPVNPVRLNPEFPHLAGRHIHIANGRQHLAAGKKAILNCFDATGGNTCLVLSPPPSKLALPKSMGPGKHVKDPRTHHVVVCSGHTFNVMKRNERRILDYLISHKDASVADLAYTTSARRVKQHDVRAAWTVADTKELGRLLLKETSRTEHSAKRPGTVVFTFTGQGAAYRGMASQLFETSPQFRSGIMAAQRLCDLYGFPSVVEYIQGQEQHRGAAAAAAAPEVVAAQEQLSLVALQTALVDLLRFWGLRPDVGGMAQWLSAMAAPLDEEPSTAVRRILRAPEGTGPDVVMGHSLGEYAGLCAAGVLSLGDTLYLVGRRAGLLGQHCRAGDYGMLVLPVGSGEADKMIANSRGCCIACKNTPSATVVSGPLKEIHDLQAAVRRDRGIETTILPVQYGFHSSQMENIAEDLERLAEEVHFSSPQIPVASTLLGRIIKDGGTLGPKYLSRQTREAVDFVATVEAISAGGLADKDTIWVEIGPDAVNTSMVRKTLGIKDSNRLVPALKKGREVWATLSELVASAYCRGHHVDWHNYHRHYEPGLELLDMPSYSFDLVDYWRPYVHPTSTAFAVRDAKPMAPPPVVPEMTYLTSYLQYVKDEQVAADGTITAHFVSRVDHPEMVAAAQNHLVNGVPIFPGSAFCEMALAAAKYLISKHRNLVQPPEISSMVIQGLEMNRPLIISTASDASLLLTRAVCHGRGVRVEFSVRDGHDTLPLGAVGIAYEKGAALKTKAAPMFLFFVRNRLDGLVKAVAQGEGHLLRTSLIYQLFQRYVHYGKGFQGIQQCWLSQDGREAACTIRLPSSPSATGERDAFNMYWRDCVFHLAGYMLNGHPDGPTEEANIAVAVGEIVFEEELTDVDTYQAYTRIEPTEEGYVGDVFVFRGEKLVGICSDVVYKTVQVRRAGQKQVTAAPLVKDHQEMALTSLPDLGRKDHSAHSTSIPAQPREAAMDRTICPGYGSMTSAPVQSKAPSKPQVDVAEMLLDLISEETGWDKEEFDSVTNLADLGVDSLMNIVLASKMKSDKGIQISAAKFRTCLTVADIRREFGTTTTEEPSAARAPSPDQFEQERAESPCLSTPNDSSDAESGYDMFSSATEGSDSGMMVEIDPPSQQHKSTPTTITSVASTVTTTKLQDEFVVEDFLIQGEEQDGVPPLFLFPDGSGSVTSFVQLPNLASNIAVYGLHSPWVKEPERFDCTIEEATALYLAAIRARQPRGPYLLGGWSAGCVLAYECARLLGEAGDEVLGLVFIDMHCPRPLPQWIDTTRELWEYWCETTGLDKVFAPLPGGADLGAHLISNFRALNRYHPKPMTKTPRHGTLIIWAKKGMGNGLRKEDFPDMSDPLGVGEWFCFDRTEFGPNGWEKLVGDKVECVAVDGHHRSIMVPPDAYQMINVIDKALERFLS from the exons ATGGAGCCCAAAGCCAACGGCCAGAGCATGGAGAGCACCAAACTCTTTCTCTTTGGCGACCAGACCATAGAGTTCGGATCGAGCTTGAACAAGGTAGTTGCCGCAGCCAAGCAAAAGTCTCCTCTTGCCCGCAAGTTCCTATCCGACGCCCTCGACACCATCAGGCTCGAGGCGCGGCAGACGGGCACGCACAAGCTCGTGGAGCTCGAATCCCTGGATACGCTGCTCTCGTCCCCGGAAAGGTTTGACGAGGTAAAAGATGAGACGGGCATCATTCATACCACGTTTTCGTGCATAGCGCGACTTGGAGAACTTATCCT ACACGCCGAGCAGGATCCTACACTCTTGTCTCCCAAAGCCCACGGTCCGCCCGTACAGGCGGTCGGGTTGTGCACCGGCCTTTTGCCCGCGGTAGCGTTGGCGGCTGCCCGGGATGTGCGCGACTTGGCAAGCGTGGCGCTGGCGATGGTCGGCGTCGCGTTCAGGCTCCGGCTGGAGCTGCATCGGCGATCGCGCGCGGTAGAGGGCGGCGATGGCATCTGGGGCTATCTGGTGGTGGGCCAGACCCCGAGCGAGATCGAGGCCGCCCTGGACAGCTTTCACCAGGCTCAG AGGCTTCCAACGCACAAGCGGGCGTACATTGCGGTGGCGGCGAGGTCCTGGTCGGCGGTCTTTGGCCCTCCCTCCACCATGAGCAGACTCTTCCACGAGTCCAGCGTCTTGCGCCAAGCATCGGTCACGGAGCTGTACAGGGCCAACGGCTGCGTGCACGCGTCGCACCTCCCCGGCCTGGACACCGCCTACATCCTCGGCGCAAACAGCGAGCTGCTCAAGCGACAGCCGTCCCCGGCCGTCAGCATCATGTCCACCAGCAAATGCCGGCCGTTCCAGGCCAGAACCCTCAAGGACCTGCTGGGTCAGGTGTTGGATGACATCGCCACGCTGCGGCTCGACATGGACGGCACCATGGACGCGGCGGCGGAAAGCGTGCCGACCGGCTCggaattgcaggtcttgctcATCGGCGGGGCCAACGCCGTCTCGGCCCTCAAGAACTCGCTGGGCTCCCGCGACCTCACCCTGACGGTTGTCGAGGGCGCCGTGCCCAGGCCGCAGCCGGCGTTGCGAAATGGGTCGGGGCGCGTCGCCATCGTCGGTGTGAGCGGGAGGTTCCCCGACGCTGAAAGCGTGGACGAGTTCTGGCAGAATTTGCTGGCGGGTCGAGAGTCACATAAATTG gttcCTGAATCCCGCTTCGGCCTCGACGCATGGAAGCATGCTCTCGGACCCGACGCAACACTGCCGTACGGCTGCTTCCTCAACAGCCCCGGCCAGTTCGACGCCAAACTCTTCAACATATCTCCGCGCGAGGCCGAGCAGATGGAGCCGATGCACCGGCTCCAGATGCTGACGACGTACGAGGCGCTCGAGGACGCGGGGTACGCCCCCAACGCGACGCCGTCGACGGACAAGACGCGCATCAGCGCCTTCATCGCGCAGAGCTCGGACGACTGGCGCGACATCAACCACCAGCACGGCATCGAGACGCACTACGTGCCGTCCATCGCGAGGGCCTTTGGCGCCGGGCGGCTGCACCACTACTTCAAGTGGGAGGGCCCGGCCTTCACGGTGGACGCGGCGTGCGGATCCAGCGCCGTGGCCATCGCGCTGGCGTGCTCGTCGCTGGTGCGGGGCGACTGCGACACGGCGGTGGTGGGCGGGTCGATGCTCGCGTGCTCGCCGGACGCCATGGCCGGGCTGGCCAAGGGCGGGTTCCTGTCGCCGACGGGCAGCTGCAAGACCTTTCGCGACGACGTGGACGGGTACTGCCGCGGCGAGGCGGTCGGGTCCGTGGTGCTGAAGCGGCTCGAGGACGCCGAGCTGGACGGCGACAGGATCCTGGGCGTGGTCGACGGCTGGGCGCGCAACCACTCGGCCTACGCCTCGTCCATCACCCACCCGCACCAGCCGAGCCAGGAGCGCGTCTTCCACCAGGCCATGCGCATGGCCGACGCCGCCCCCGAGGACGTCGGCTACGTCGAGGCCcacggcaccggcaccgtGGCCGGCGACGTGTGCGAGGTCAAGGCCATCGCCAACGTGATTGGTGGCTCGCGCGCCCCCGACAACCAGCTCGTCCTCGGCGCCGTCAAGGCCAACGTCGGGCACGCCGAGGCCGGGGCCGCCATCGTGGCGCTCATCAAGGTGGCCATGATTTTCAAAAACAAGGGCGTCATCCCGCCGCAGCCGGGCTTCGACAACCCCGTCAACCCCGTCCGGTTGAACCCCGAGTTTCCTCACCTGGCCGGCCGGCATATACACATCGCCAACGGCCGGCAGCATCTTGCCGCGGGCAAAAAGGCCATCCTGAACTGCTTCGACGCCACCGGGGGCAACACCTGCCTCGTTCTGTCCCCGCCCCCGTCCAAGCTGGCTTTGCCAAAGAGCATGGGGCCAGGAAAGCACGTCAAGGACCCGAGGACGCATCACGTTGTGGTCTGTTCCGGCCACACCTTCAACGTCATGAAGAGGAACGAACGCCGCATCCTGGACTACCTCATCAGCCACAAGGACGCCTCGGTGGCCGACCTGGCCTATACGACTTCGGCACGCCGGGTAAAACAGCACGATGTGCGCGCGGCCTGGACCGTGGCAGACACGAAAGAGCTCGGCAGGCTGCTGCTGAAGGAGACGAGCAGGACAGAACACTCGGCAAAACGACCGGGCACCGTCGTGTTTACTTTTACAGGACAGGGCGCGGCGTACAGGGGAATGGCATCCCAGCTGTTTGAGACATCGCCGCAGTTTCGAAGCGGCATCATGGCGGCCCAGCGCCTGTGCGACTTGTACGGCTTTCCTTCTGTCGTGGAGTACATACAGGGCCAGGAGCAGCACAgaggcgcagcagcagcagcagcagcccccgAGGTGGTCGCCGCCCAGGAGCAGCTGTCCCTGGTGGCTCTGCAGACGGCACTGGTGGACCTCTTGCGGTTCTGGGGTCTCAGGCCCGAcgtggggggaatggcgcagtggttaagcgccatggct gcccctctcgatgaagagccgtcaactgccgtcagacgaatcctccgtgcgcctgaaggcacggg GCCCGACGTGGTGATGGGCCACAGCCTGGGCGAGTACGCAGGTCTGTGCGCCGCTGGCGTCCTGTCCCTGGGCGACACGCTGTACCTCGTCGGCAGGCGCGCTGGGCTTTTGGGTCAGCACTGCAGGGCCGGCGACTATGGCATGCTGGTGTTGCCGGTCGGCAGCGGCGAGGCGGACAAGATGATTGCCAACAGCAGAGGTTGCTGCATCGCGTGCAAAAACACCCCCAGCGCAACCGTGGTCAGTGGGCCTTTGAAAGAGATCCACGACCTGCAGGCTGCCGTCCGCAGAGACCGTGGGATCGAGACGACCATTCTTCCAGTGCAGTACGGCTTCCACTCCAGTCAGATGGAGAACATCGCTGAAGATTTGGAGCGGCTGGCTGAGGAGGTTCACTTTTCGTCACCCCAGATACCCGTGGCCTCGACCCTCCTCGGGCGCATCATCAAAGATGGCGGCACCCTCGGGCCCAAGTACCTGTCCCGTCAGACCAGGGAGGCCGTCGACTTTGTGGCCACGGTCGAGGCCATCAGCGCAGGCGGCCTGGCGGACAAGGACACGATCTGGGTGGAGATTGGCCCCGACGCCGTGAACACGTCCATGGTGCGCAAGACACTCGGCATCAAGGACTCGAATCGCCTCGTTCCGGCTTTGAAAAAGGGACGCGAGGTCTGGGCGACCCTGAGCGAGCTGGTGGCCTCGGCTTACTGCAGGGGCCACCACGTCGACTGGCACAACTACCACCGCCACTACGAGCCCGGCCTCGAGCTGCTCGACATGCCGAGCTACTCGTTTGATCTCGTCGACTACTGGCGTCCGTACGTCCACCCGACGTCCACGGCGTTCGCCGTCAGGGACGCCAAACCTATGGCTCCTCCGCCAGTCGTCCCGGAGATGACGTACCTCACCTCGTATCTGCAGTACGTCAAGGACGAGCAGGTCGCAGCGGACGGCACCATCACGGCGCACTTTGTGTCCCGCGTGGACCACCCGGAGATGGTCGCCGCCGCGCAGAACCACCTGGTCAACGGCGTCCCCATCTTCCCCGGCTCCGCCTTTTGCGAAATGGCCCTCGCTGCTGCCAAGTACCTGATCTCCAAGCACCGGAACCTCGTGCAGCCGCCAGAGATCTCGTCCATGGTCATCCAGGGGCTGGAGATGAACAGGCCGCTGATCATCAGCACCGCCTCGGACGCGTCGCTCCTCCTCACCAGGGCGGTGTGCCACGGCCGCGGCGTGAGGGTCGAGTTCAGCGTTCGCGACGGCCACGATACGCTGCCTCTCGGCGCCGTGGGCATCGCGTACGAAAAGGGGGCGGCGCTCAAGACCAAGGCCGCGCCGATGTTCCTGTTCTTTGTGCGCAACCGGCTGGACGGCCTGGTCAAGGCGGTCGCGCAGGGCGAGGGCCACCTGCTGCGCACGTCGCTCATATACCAGCTGTTCCAGCGCTACGTGCACTACGGCAAGGGCTTCCAGGGGATCCAGCAGTGCTGGCTGAGCCAGGACGGGCGCGAGGCCGCGTGCACCATCCGCCTCCCGAGCAGCCCCTCGGCCACGGGCGAGCGCGACGCCTTCAACATGTACTGGCGCGATTGCGTCTTCCACCTGGCCGGCTACATGCTCAACGGCCATCCGGACGGGCCCACGGAGGAGGCCAATattgccgtcgccgtcgggGAGATCGTCTTTGAGGAGGAGCTCACCGACGTCGATACGTACCAGGCCTACACCCGGATCGAGCCCACCGAGGAGGGCTACGTCGGAGACGTTTTCGTGTTTAGGGGTGAGAAGCTCGTCGGGATCTGCTCCGACGTCGTGTACAAGACTGTGCAAGTTCGGCGTGCCGGGCAGAAGCAGGTGACGGCTGCGCCACTGGTCAAGGACCACCAGGAGATGGCCCTGACATCTCTGCCTGACTTGGGCCGCAAAGATCACTCTGCCCACTCCACTTCCATCCCAGCCCAGCCTAGAGAGGCTGCGATGGACAGGACCATCTGCCCCGGCTACGGGTCGATGACCTCGGCACCCGTCCAGTCCAAGGCACCATCGAAGCCCCAGGTCGACGTGGCCGAGATGCTCCTGGACCTGATCTCGGAGGAAACAGGCTGGGACAAGGAAGAGTTTGACAGCGTCACAAATCTGGCAGACCTCGGCGTGGATTCGCTGATGAACATCGTGCTGGCGTCCAAGATGAAGTCGGACAAGGGCATCCAAATCTCGGCAGCCAAGTTCCGAACATGCCTGACCGTGGCCGACATCCGTCGCGAGTTCGGCACCACTACGACGGAGGAGCCATCGGCGGCAAGGGCGCCATCGCCGGATCAGTTTGAGCAGGAAAGGGCCGAGTCGCCGTGCTTGTCGACCCCCAACGACAGCTCCGACGCCGAATCGGGCTACGACATGTTTTCCTCCGCGACCGAAGGCTCCGACTCGGGCATGATGGTCGAGATCGACCCTCCCAGCCAGCAACACAAGTCTACCCCCACCACAATCACCTCCGTCGCCTCCaccgtcaccaccaccaagctCCAAGACGAGTTCGTGGTCGAGGACTTTCTCATCCAGGGCGAGGAGCAAGACGGCGTGCCGCCCCTGTTCCTCTTCCCCGACGGGTCCGGGTCGGTCACCTCGTTCGTGCAGCTGCCCAACCTGGCCAGCAACATCGCCGTCTACGGGCTGCACTCGCCGTGGGTCAAGGAGCCCGAGCGCTTCGACTGCACCATCGAGGAGGCGACGGCGCTGTACCTGGCGGCGATCCGGGCGCGGCAGCCCCGCGGCCCGTACCTGCTGGGCGGCTGGTCGGCGGGCTGCGTGCTGGCCTACGAGTGCGCGCGGCTGCTGGGCGAGGCGGGCGACGAGGTGCTGGGGCTCGTCTTCATCGACATGCACTGCCCGCGGCCGCTGCCGCAGTGGATCGACACGACGCGCGAGCTGTGGGAGTACTGGTGCGAGACCACGGGCCTCGACAAGGTGTTTGCCCCGCTgcccggcggcgccgaccTGGGCGCCCACCTCATCAGCAACTTTCGCGCCCTCAACAGGTACCACCCGAAACCCATGACCAAGACCCCCCGCCACGGCACCCTCATCATCTGGGCCAAGAAGGGCATGGGCAACGGCCTGAGGAAGGAGGACTTTCCAGACATGTCCGACCCGCTGGGCGTCGGTGAGTGGTTCTGCTTTGACAGGACCGAGTTTGGCCCCAACGGCTGGGAGAAGCTGGTGGGCGACAAGGTCGAGTGCGTTGCGGTGGACGGTCATCACCGCTCTATCATGGTTCCTCCGGAT GCTTACCAAATGATAAATGTTATCGACAAGGCGTTGGAGAGGTTTCTTTCCTAG